Proteins encoded together in one Coleofasciculus sp. FACHB-1120 window:
- a CDS encoding pentapeptide repeat-containing protein: MDADELLRKYVEGERDFCLADLSGADLSGVNLSQADFSGANLKKATLSRAILSRCTLAATHMEEADLCEADLRRADLSGAEMFGAFLIAANLSLADLIGTDLTRANLGLTDLIGADLIGADLSAANLSFADLRGADLSGANLNEANLSASHLYEADLSEANLVGTNFRRALYNEQTKFPEEFDPKLAGALLIAPNVLLAGIDLSRANLPGVNLRGANLSGTNLSKADMVWIDLSGANLSGANLSEANLSGANLSGANLSEANLSGAIMPDGSIHD; the protein is encoded by the coding sequence ATGGACGCAGATGAACTACTGAGGAAATATGTAGAGGGCGAAAGAGATTTTTGTCTAGCCGACTTAAGTGGAGCCGACCTGAGTGGGGTAAATCTCAGTCAGGCGGATTTTAGTGGAGCAAACTTAAAGAAAGCTACCTTGAGTCGAGCGATTCTGAGCCGATGCACGCTAGCAGCAACCCACATGGAGGAAGCCGACTTGTGTGAGGCAGACTTGCGTAGAGCCGATTTAAGTGGAGCTGAAATGTTTGGAGCCTTCTTAATTGCAGCCAACCTGAGTTTAGCCGACTTGATTGGTACCGACTTGACGAGAGCCAATTTGGGTTTAACCGACTTGATTGGAGCAGACTTGATTGGAGCGGACTTGAGCGCAGCGAACTTGAGTTTTGCCGACCTGCGTGGAGCTGACCTGAGTGGAGCTAATCTGAATGAGGCTAATCTGAGCGCATCCCATCTCTATGAAGCTGACTTGAGCGAGGCAAACTTGGTGGGAACGAACTTCCGGAGAGCGCTCTACAACGAACAAACTAAGTTTCCTGAAGAGTTTGATCCAAAACTAGCAGGAGCGTTGTTGATTGCCCCAAATGTATTGCTGGCAGGAATAGACCTGAGTAGAGCGAACCTTCCTGGGGTTAATTTGCGAGGAGCTAACTTGAGCGGTACTAACTTGAGCAAGGCAGATATGGTTTGGATAGATTTGAGTGGAGCCAATCTGAGTGGAGCCAACTTGAGCGAAGCGAATTTGAGTGGAGCCAACTTGAGTGGAGCCAACTTGAGCGAAGCGAATTTGAGTGGAGCCATCATGCCCGATGGCAGCATTCATGACTAG
- a CDS encoding heme-copper oxidase subunit III, with amino-acid sequence MQGSTIDPAKTALNYHHNSEATVEAHGVEHHDFRIQGLIVFLIAEGMIFVGLFTAYLAFRAVAPSWPPEGTPKLELLLPGINTLILISSSFVIHNADTAIKKNDVAGLRTWFAATALMGAIFLGGQIYEYTHLEFGLSTNLFASTFYVLTGFHGLHVLLGLGAMIAVLWRSLKPGHYSSEHHFGVEAAEIYWHFVDIVWIILFTILYLI; translated from the coding sequence ATGCAAGGTTCAACGATTGACCCAGCGAAAACTGCCCTCAACTATCACCACAACTCAGAAGCAACCGTGGAAGCCCACGGCGTAGAACATCATGATTTCCGCATCCAGGGACTGATTGTGTTTCTGATTGCGGAAGGCATGATCTTTGTCGGCTTATTTACCGCCTATCTCGCCTTTCGCGCTGTGGCACCCAGTTGGCCCCCGGAAGGAACGCCAAAGTTAGAGCTATTACTGCCCGGAATCAACACACTTATTCTGATTTCCAGTAGTTTCGTGATCCACAATGCGGATACTGCCATCAAAAAGAACGATGTGGCAGGTTTGAGGACTTGGTTTGCCGCAACTGCCCTGATGGGAGCAATTTTCCTAGGGGGTCAGATTTACGAGTATACCCATTTGGAATTTGGTCTCAGCACTAACTTGTTTGCCAGCACGTTTTATGTTCTGACTGGTTTCCACGGTCTCCACGTTCTTTTGGGACTGGGGGCGATGATTGCCGTTTTGTGGCGCAGTTTAAAACCCGGTCACTACAGCAGCGAACACCACTTTGGCGTTGAAGCCGCAGAGATTTATTGGCACTTCGTCGATATTGTGTGGATTATTTTGTTCACCATCCTCTATCTGATTTGA